A genomic region of Conger conger chromosome 6, fConCon1.1, whole genome shotgun sequence contains the following coding sequences:
- the LOC133130344 gene encoding E3 ubiquitin-protein ligase RNF38-like isoform X3, with product MRPWELPPSRRPHPHPHSHAHPHYAPELCLTPARSRRSPPVRRQRGRRERLTRQHHAHHGSPGGAQDENYHHPHLAPHHAQHPPHSLQPHPYGQPPPPPGLEEPRAFHPPTLSPRLLHPAAHPQQQSMVVDLHDQLQQGTVPVSYTVSPVPPHGLPPPLCTGQHLPACSTQQQVPGCSVVFSGQHYPVCSVPPPMLQACSVQHLPVPYAFPSLLSSDPPFLLHPPHLPHHPPHLPPPGQFVPFQTQQSRSPLQRIENEVELLSEHLSVGGGFNFPHSAHASAMPPSTPLQFLSHDPLPQELFGVPYPHFMPRRITGRRYRSQQPVPPPPYHPSFLPYFLSMLPVQPTVGPAISLELDVDDGEVENYEALLNLAERLGEAKPRGLTKADIEQLPSYRFNSNNHQSEQTLCVVCMCDFESRQLLRVLPCNHEFHAKCVDKWLKANRTCPICRADASEVQRDSE from the exons ATGCGCCCATGGGAGCTCCCGCCCAGCCGCcggccacacccccacccccacagccaCGCCCACCCGCACTATGCGCCGGAGCTCTGTCTGACCCCCGCCCGCAGCCGCCGCAG CCCTCCCGTCAGGCGGCAGCGGGGTCGTCGGGAGCGGCTGACCCGACAGCACCATGCCCACCACGGCTCCCCCGGGGGGGCCCAGGACGAGAactaccaccacccccacctggCCCCGCACCACGCCCAGCACCCGCCCCACTCGCTCCAGCCGCACCCGTACGGCCAGCCTCCCCCGCCTCCCGGCCTGGAGGAGCCGCGAGCCTTCCACCCCCCCACGCTGTCACCCCGCCTGCTGCACCCCGCCGCTCACCCCCAGCAGCAGAGCATGGTGGTGGACCTCCACGACCAG cTGCAGCAGGGTACAGTGCCGGTGTCATACACGGTTTCGCCGGTGCCTCCCCATGGGCTGCCCCCACCCCTCTGTACGGGACAGCACCTCCCTGCCTGCTCCACCCAGCAGCAGGTCCCAGGGTGCTCAGTGGTGTTCAGCGGCCAGCATTACCCCGTCTGCAGCGTGCCCCCACCT ATGCTGCAGGCCTGCTCAGTGCAGCACTTGCCGGTGCCCTACGcattcccctccctcctctccagtgACCCCCCTTTCCTCTTGCACCCGCCCCATCTACCCCACCACCCTCCTCACCTGCCCCCACCGGGGCAGTTTGTACCCTTCCAGACGCAGCAGTCTCGTTCG CCTCTGCAGAGAATCGAAAACGAGGTGGAGCTTCTCAGCGAGCACCTGTCTGTGGGCGGGGGCTTCAACTTCCCCCACTCGGCCCACGCCAGCGCCATGCCCCCTTCCACACCTCTGCAGTTCCTCTCCCATGATCCCCTACCTCAGGAACTCTTTGGAGTG ccgtACCCCCACTTCATGCCTCGCAGGATAACGGGGCGACGGTATCGCTCCCAACAGCCTGTGCCCCCTCCACCCTACCACCCCAGCTTCCTGCCGTACTTCCT CTCGATGCTGCCAGTCCAGCCCACAGTGGGGCCCGCCATCAGCCTGGAACTGGATGTGGACGACGGCGAGGTAGAGAACTACGAG GCTCTGCTGAACCTGGctgagagactgggagaggctAAACCTCGCGGGCTGACCAAAGCCGACATCGAACAGCTTCCATCTTACAGATTCAACTCCAACAACCATCAGTCTGAGCAGACCCT gtgtgtggtgtgcatgtgcgATTTTGAGTCTCGCCAGCTGCTCCGGGTCCTGCCCTGTAATCACGAGTTTCACGCCAAGTGTGTGGACAAGTGGCTCAAG gCTAACAGAACCTGTCCCATCTGCCGAGCGGATGCTTCTGAGGTCCAGCGAGACTCCGAGTGA